A single Dechloromonas denitrificans DNA region contains:
- a CDS encoding helix-turn-helix domain-containing protein, protein MVDAGVPPFDADLRQTLGENLRRLRAQRDWSQEDLAFECQLHRTFVAHVERGKRNISLDNIAKLARALGVPAYRLLVPPAD, encoded by the coding sequence ATGGTTGACGCCGGTGTTCCTCCATTTGATGCTGATCTTCGCCAGACCCTCGGCGAGAACCTGCGTCGTCTGCGCGCGCAGCGGGACTGGTCGCAGGAAGATCTCGCCTTCGAGTGCCAACTGCACCGGACTTTTGTGGCGCACGTCGAACGAGGCAAACGCAACATTTCGCTCGACAACATCGCCAAGTTGGCCCGTGCCTTGGGTGTTCCCGCCTACCGCCTACTCGTTCCGCCGGCCGACTGA
- a CDS encoding B-box zinc finger protein, producing the protein MKCANHPDTDAIGLCTACQRALCPACQIGDREVLCRDCLVAHNQAVAGHFYKQLAISGVILAASLFFLSQTALSWDQIVIGALALTFLPFGWSALSRYFHSGSSYYHPLMRFISLSAHLVFSAMLGWLVGPWQIYKAIREILKAREVNLAFSDR; encoded by the coding sequence ATGAAATGTGCGAATCATCCGGACACCGACGCGATCGGCTTATGTACAGCTTGCCAGCGCGCGCTGTGTCCGGCTTGCCAAATCGGCGACCGCGAAGTGTTGTGCCGTGACTGTCTGGTTGCTCATAACCAGGCAGTGGCCGGCCACTTCTACAAGCAACTGGCGATCAGCGGGGTCATCCTGGCGGCCAGCCTGTTTTTCCTGAGCCAGACGGCCTTGAGCTGGGATCAGATCGTCATCGGGGCGTTAGCCCTGACCTTCCTGCCCTTTGGCTGGAGCGCCCTGTCCCGATATTTCCACTCAGGCAGCAGCTACTACCATCCGCTCATGCGCTTCATCTCGCTATCGGCCCATCTGGTGTTCTCGGCCATGCTCGGCTGGCTGGTCGGCCCCTGGCAGATCTACAAGGCGATCCGGGAAATCCTGAAGGCCAGGGAAGTCAATTTGGCGTTCAGCGATCGGTAA
- a CDS encoding AAA family ATPase, which produces MSERLQHYLVRATHSLNVWAMLAGMVLVLASLIGNVSPLPEPGKFATFTSIFGLWLFLVSFLVIWGLLLEPIFVSRAIATLHLVLCGLMLFRVWGQPDEFPEIWVISGICLLTYVRQHWLLARPALPRERQRTARPQVGTTEAEAQNSPESRCCDVRRPRIRFAEVAGMQAIKDRLLAAGQEVIQGGQSGHSPRNGILLTGKPGNGKTYLAEALAGELNLPFLTLTYGDVASKWVGDMPSRLPLVFQEARAHAPCVLFFDEVDSLLASRETANADGDSIKAVNIMLTELVDIRGTGVIVVAATNHLDRLDSAAVREGRFDFKIEIPPPDAPARRHLIQSHARGPLAPSALTVATDRWAGFSVARITAILNEANRRPDRSQSITYDDLQVALRTLQGRAGRFPENTPTLDQLVLASEARTRLDSLAHRMARIVDIEAMGGSVPHGVLFYGPPGTGKTLCARSLAKTARWAFLPVSGLDLLSNPERIEEILDEASELRPCVVFIDEADDVLADRRMSQTSVVTNKLLSAIDGSAGRIPDVLFIAATNHPEAMDAAALRGGRFTEKVAFCLPDQATVLDYLHQWQQRSKARMAPDLSLVETAQQLAGQPLANVQEILQMAVNLAIGRVPAKTGLAVVNARDIDLAMAQVCGE; this is translated from the coding sequence ATGAGTGAACGGCTACAGCATTACCTTGTCCGGGCGACGCACTCCCTGAACGTTTGGGCCATGCTCGCCGGTATGGTCCTGGTGCTGGCATCCCTGATCGGCAACGTCAGCCCCTTGCCGGAGCCCGGCAAGTTCGCGACCTTCACGAGCATCTTCGGTCTGTGGCTGTTTCTCGTCAGCTTCCTGGTCATCTGGGGGCTGCTCCTCGAACCGATCTTCGTTTCACGAGCCATCGCCACCTTGCACCTGGTCCTCTGCGGCCTGATGCTGTTCCGGGTCTGGGGGCAGCCCGACGAATTCCCCGAAATCTGGGTGATCAGCGGTATCTGCTTGCTGACCTACGTTCGCCAGCACTGGCTGCTGGCCCGGCCCGCCCTACCCCGGGAGCGACAGCGCACTGCCCGCCCCCAGGTGGGTACGACAGAGGCCGAAGCGCAGAATTCGCCGGAGAGCCGGTGCTGTGATGTGCGTCGGCCACGCATCCGCTTTGCCGAGGTCGCCGGCATGCAGGCGATCAAGGATCGGCTATTGGCCGCCGGCCAGGAAGTCATTCAAGGTGGGCAATCCGGCCATTCCCCCCGGAACGGCATCCTGCTCACCGGCAAGCCGGGCAATGGCAAGACCTATCTGGCGGAGGCACTGGCCGGTGAGTTGAACCTGCCTTTCCTGACGCTGACCTATGGCGATGTCGCCTCGAAGTGGGTCGGCGATATGCCGTCGCGCCTGCCGCTGGTCTTCCAGGAGGCACGTGCCCATGCACCCTGTGTGCTGTTCTTCGACGAGGTGGACAGTTTGCTGGCGTCGCGGGAGACCGCCAACGCGGATGGCGACAGCATCAAGGCGGTCAATATCATGCTCACGGAGTTGGTGGATATCCGCGGGACGGGTGTCATCGTGGTTGCGGCGACCAATCACCTGGATCGTCTCGACAGCGCGGCGGTTCGCGAAGGGCGCTTTGATTTCAAGATTGAGATCCCGCCTCCCGACGCGCCGGCCCGCCGCCATCTGATCCAGTCTCATGCCCGGGGCCCGTTGGCGCCTTCAGCCCTGACGGTGGCGACCGACCGCTGGGCTGGATTCTCGGTGGCGCGGATTACCGCCATTCTGAACGAAGCCAATCGTCGGCCAGACCGCAGCCAGTCGATTACCTACGACGATCTGCAGGTCGCCCTGCGCACCTTGCAGGGACGTGCCGGGCGTTTTCCGGAAAATACACCGACGCTGGATCAACTGGTTCTGGCGAGCGAGGCGCGGACGCGTCTGGACTCGCTGGCGCACCGGATGGCCCGGATCGTTGATATTGAAGCCATGGGCGGGTCGGTGCCGCACGGGGTGCTGTTCTACGGCCCACCCGGCACGGGCAAGACCCTGTGCGCCCGGTCACTGGCCAAGACGGCGCGGTGGGCATTCTTGCCGGTCAGCGGCCTGGACTTGCTGTCGAATCCGGAGCGGATCGAGGAAATTCTCGACGAAGCGAGCGAGTTGCGTCCGTGTGTGGTGTTTATTGACGAGGCGGACGACGTCCTGGCTGATCGGCGGATGAGTCAAACCTCAGTCGTGACCAACAAGCTGCTGTCAGCTATCGATGGATCGGCGGGGCGGATTCCGGATGTGCTGTTCATCGCCGCGACCAATCATCCGGAGGCGATGGATGCCGCCGCGCTCCGGGGTGGTCGCTTTACCGAGAAGGTGGCGTTTTGTTTGCCGGATCAAGCCACGGTGCTCGACTACCTGCACCAATGGCAGCAGCGCTCCAAAGCACGGATGGCGCCCGACTTGTCTCTGGTAGAAACTGCCCAGCAGTTGGCGGGTCAGCCCTTGGCCAATGTTCAGGAAATCCTGCAGATGGCGGTCAATCTGGCCATTGGTCGAGTACCGGCAAAGACGGGCTTGGCCGTGGTCAACGCCCGCGACATTGACCTGGCGATGGCTCAGGTTTGTGGTGAGTGA
- a CDS encoding IS1182 family transposase produces the protein MKRFIEGDNRQQITLLPESLDEYINAENPVRVVDLFVDQLDLGGLGFSVEPAATGRPSYHPSTLLKLYVYGYLNRIQSSRRLEREAQRNVELMWLLGRLSPDFKTIADFRRDNGEGIRNACRQFVVLCRQLNLFAQAVVAIDGSKFKAVNAHDRNFTRGKLEKRMQEIDRCIERYLTEMDTADRQPAEIAQARTTRLKEKMATLKARMEQLKEIQSQLDQSPTGQISLTDPDARAMATSTSRGLVGYNVQTAVDTQHHLIVAHEVTNIGSDRRQLAKMARQAKVAMAAPDLQVIADRGYYHGEEIHACEESGITPFVSKPMTSLAKANGRFDKEDFVFEPKTGEYQCPAGSRLIWRFSTVERGALIHKYWSSDCPRCAMKEKCTPSPYRRVARGEYESSLEAMQKRLDKKPEAMRTRRQTVEHPFGTLKDWMGATHFLTRTLERVSTEMSLHVLAYNLKRVMKIIGIADLKAAMQA, from the coding sequence ATGAAGCGCTTCATTGAGGGTGACAATCGGCAGCAGATTACGCTCCTGCCGGAATCACTCGACGAGTACATCAATGCGGAGAATCCGGTCCGCGTTGTTGATCTGTTTGTCGACCAACTCGATCTTGGCGGCTTGGGTTTCTCTGTCGAGCCCGCCGCTACGGGACGGCCTTCATATCACCCGTCGACGTTGCTGAAGCTCTATGTCTACGGCTATCTCAATCGCATTCAATCAAGCCGCCGGCTAGAGCGGGAGGCGCAACGGAATGTCGAATTGATGTGGCTGCTCGGGCGGCTATCTCCGGATTTCAAGACCATTGCAGACTTCAGGCGGGACAACGGCGAAGGCATTCGCAACGCCTGTCGTCAGTTTGTCGTGCTGTGCCGCCAACTGAATCTCTTTGCCCAGGCGGTCGTGGCCATCGATGGCAGCAAGTTCAAAGCGGTCAACGCCCATGACCGCAACTTCACACGAGGCAAACTCGAAAAGCGGATGCAGGAAATCGACCGTTGCATCGAGCGCTATCTGACCGAGATGGATACCGCCGATCGCCAGCCTGCCGAGATTGCCCAAGCGAGAACGACGCGACTCAAAGAGAAGATGGCAACGCTGAAGGCCAGGATGGAGCAACTGAAGGAAATTCAGTCTCAATTGGACCAGTCGCCCACCGGGCAAATCTCGCTCACCGATCCGGATGCTCGTGCCATGGCAACCAGTACCAGTCGAGGGTTAGTGGGCTATAACGTTCAAACAGCCGTCGATACCCAGCACCATCTCATTGTTGCTCACGAGGTCACCAATATCGGTAGCGACCGGCGCCAGCTGGCAAAGATGGCCAGGCAAGCCAAGGTTGCGATGGCTGCGCCCGATCTCCAGGTCATTGCGGACCGTGGCTATTACCACGGCGAGGAAATTCACGCCTGTGAGGAATCGGGCATCACCCCGTTTGTTTCGAAGCCCATGACCTCCTTAGCCAAAGCAAATGGCCGATTCGACAAGGAGGATTTCGTCTTCGAGCCAAAGACTGGCGAGTATCAGTGTCCGGCCGGCAGCCGACTGATCTGGCGTTTCTCAACCGTTGAACGTGGCGCGCTGATCCATAAATACTGGAGCTCCGATTGCCCACGCTGCGCGATGAAGGAGAAATGTACGCCAAGCCCCTATCGGCGCGTTGCTCGCGGGGAATATGAATCCAGCCTGGAAGCGATGCAGAAACGCCTCGATAAGAAACCCGAAGCCATGCGCACGCGACGACAAACCGTTGAGCATCCATTCGGCACGCTGAAGGACTGGATGGGGGCCACACATTTCCTGACTCGGACCCTGGAACGGGTCAGTACCGAAATGAGCCTGCATGTCCTTGCCTACAATCTGAAACGAGTCATGAAGATCATCGGCATTGCAGACCTAAAGGCAGCCATGCAGGCCTAA